Proteins encoded within one genomic window of Granulicella pectinivorans:
- a CDS encoding NAD(P)-dependent oxidoreductase — MSTSVALLGLGTMGSGMAQNLLKAGFVLTVYNRTAAKAAPLAEAGARVAATPAEAAKGAQIIVSMLADDPASREAWLGADGAIAAAAPGTIVIDSSTVSPDWIAELGAAAEARGLKVLDAPVTGSRTQAAGGQLTFLVGGSADVLGEAMPVLKAMGKEAIHLGPLGSGAKLKLVNNFLCGVQVASLAEGIAWLERSGLDRDKSIAFLNSAAPGSPLFSALSARMTSRDYTVNFLLKLMSKDLQYAHDAAAEAGVELTTAANARALFEQAMAQGHAEQDMASVIEPLRDR; from the coding sequence ATGTCTACTTCCGTTGCTTTGCTTGGCCTTGGAACCATGGGTTCCGGGATGGCTCAGAACCTGCTGAAGGCAGGGTTTGTGTTGACCGTTTATAACCGCACTGCTGCCAAGGCTGCTCCGCTTGCCGAGGCGGGTGCTCGTGTGGCCGCTACTCCTGCTGAGGCGGCAAAGGGCGCGCAGATTATCGTCTCGATGCTGGCTGACGACCCGGCCTCGCGTGAGGCGTGGCTTGGCGCGGATGGAGCAATTGCGGCTGCCGCGCCGGGGACCATCGTGATCGATTCGAGCACGGTGAGCCCGGACTGGATTGCCGAGCTTGGTGCTGCTGCCGAAGCGCGCGGGTTGAAGGTGCTGGATGCGCCGGTGACGGGAAGCCGGACGCAGGCGGCTGGAGGGCAACTTACGTTTCTGGTTGGCGGCTCGGCCGATGTGCTCGGCGAGGCGATGCCGGTGTTGAAGGCGATGGGCAAGGAGGCGATTCATCTCGGTCCGCTGGGCAGTGGCGCGAAGCTGAAGCTGGTGAACAACTTTCTTTGTGGCGTGCAGGTCGCTTCGCTGGCAGAGGGGATTGCGTGGCTCGAGCGGAGCGGGCTGGATCGAGATAAGTCGATTGCGTTCTTGAACTCGGCTGCGCCCGGGAGCCCCTTGTTTTCGGCGCTCTCGGCGCGTATGACGAGCCGGGACTATACGGTGAATTTTCTGTTGAAGCTGATGAGCAAGGACCTTCAGTATGCGCACGATGCAGCGGCTGAGGCGGGTGTCGAACTGACGACCGCGGCTAACGCGCGTGCTTTGTTTGAACAGGCGATGGCACAGGGGCATGCGGAGCAGGACATGGCTTCGGTGATTGAGCCGCTACGAGATCGTTAG
- a CDS encoding glycoside hydrolase family 3 C-terminal domain-containing protein codes for MRFALLALVLTVGASAQAPAPYLDTKLPVEARIHDLIGRLTLEEKAAQLNHLNQGVPRLNIPMWGGWNQTLHGVWSKQPTTLFPAAIAMGATWDPELVHSIAAAMSDEGRALYNAKADGPRSKHGLVYRSPVINISRDPRWGRIQEVFSEDPWLTSRMGVAYVRGLQGDDVNHLKLAATVKHFAVNNVETGRQHLSATVDERNLMEYWLPHWKAAIMEAHAQSVMSSYNAINGTPDAINHYLLTDILRKQWHFDGFVTDDLGAVELLTGSRRNSNEVGQRATEDPVEATAWAIKAGNDSDDSEFETNIPFAVKRGLLTVKDVDTALANVLRVGFRLGAFDPADASPYSKIGMSVVRSPEHLALSLRAAEESMTLLSNRGNFLPLKRAEIKSIAVIGPAGDGDYETGNYYGTPFVKEGAVQGLRKLLGSGVKVSYEKGAGFVDAADPAAMARAADLARKSDVAVLCLGTNLRVEAEGRDRRDLNLPGAQEQLLEAVFAANPKTVVVLMNAGPLAVTWAQDHVPAILSAWYPGEAGGTAIARALFGEINPGGHLPYTVYASLDGVPPQNEYDVSKGYTYLYFKGVPLYPFGHGLSYTKFQYSHMTVTVGKDVEVAFDLTNVGDRAGSDVAQFYTHQRASSVVQPIKSLRAFERVSLAAGETKRVHFTLPVERLGFYDVKTHGMRVEPGAFDVLVGSSSDDIRLKQVVTVPVVRVAAGAKK; via the coding sequence ATGCGATTTGCTCTGCTTGCTCTTGTCCTTACCGTTGGTGCTTCTGCGCAGGCTCCGGCACCTTACCTCGATACGAAGCTGCCGGTTGAGGCTCGTATCCATGATTTGATTGGGCGGCTGACTCTTGAGGAGAAGGCCGCGCAGTTGAACCATTTGAACCAGGGTGTGCCGCGGCTGAACATTCCGATGTGGGGCGGGTGGAACCAGACGCTGCATGGGGTGTGGTCGAAGCAGCCGACCACGCTGTTTCCGGCTGCGATCGCGATGGGGGCTACGTGGGATCCGGAGCTGGTGCATTCGATTGCGGCTGCGATGTCGGATGAGGGCAGGGCGCTGTACAACGCGAAGGCGGATGGGCCACGTTCGAAGCATGGGTTAGTGTATCGGTCGCCGGTGATCAACATTAGCCGCGATCCCCGGTGGGGGAGGATCCAGGAGGTGTTCTCGGAGGATCCATGGCTGACTTCGCGGATGGGTGTGGCTTATGTGCGCGGGCTGCAAGGGGATGATGTCAATCATCTGAAGCTGGCTGCTACGGTGAAACATTTTGCGGTGAACAATGTGGAGACGGGCCGGCAGCATCTTTCGGCGACGGTGGATGAGCGCAACCTGATGGAGTACTGGCTACCTCACTGGAAGGCCGCGATTATGGAGGCGCATGCGCAGTCGGTGATGAGCTCGTACAACGCGATCAATGGGACGCCGGATGCGATCAATCATTACCTGCTGACGGATATTCTGCGGAAGCAGTGGCACTTCGATGGATTTGTGACGGATGACCTGGGTGCTGTTGAGTTGTTGACGGGCAGCAGGAGAAACTCGAACGAGGTTGGGCAGAGGGCTACGGAAGATCCGGTGGAGGCGACCGCTTGGGCGATCAAGGCGGGCAATGACTCGGACGATTCAGAGTTTGAGACGAACATTCCGTTTGCGGTGAAGCGGGGTCTGCTGACGGTGAAGGATGTCGACACGGCGCTGGCGAATGTGTTGCGGGTGGGCTTCCGGCTGGGTGCGTTCGATCCGGCGGATGCGAGTCCGTATAGCAAGATTGGGATGTCGGTGGTGCGTTCGCCGGAGCATCTTGCGCTGTCGCTGAGGGCGGCGGAGGAGTCGATGACGCTGCTGAGCAACCGCGGGAATTTTCTTCCGCTGAAGCGTGCAGAGATCAAGTCGATTGCGGTGATTGGGCCGGCGGGCGATGGGGACTATGAGACGGGCAACTACTATGGCACTCCCTTCGTGAAGGAAGGGGCGGTGCAGGGGCTGCGGAAGCTGCTGGGTTCAGGTGTGAAGGTCTCGTACGAGAAGGGTGCGGGGTTTGTGGACGCTGCCGATCCTGCGGCGATGGCAAGGGCTGCGGATCTGGCTCGGAAGTCGGATGTTGCGGTGCTCTGCCTGGGAACGAATCTTCGGGTGGAGGCGGAGGGGCGCGATCGCCGCGACCTGAATCTGCCGGGGGCGCAGGAGCAGTTGCTTGAGGCGGTGTTTGCGGCGAACCCGAAGACGGTTGTGGTGCTGATGAATGCGGGACCGCTGGCGGTGACGTGGGCGCAGGATCATGTGCCGGCAATTCTTTCGGCGTGGTATCCGGGAGAGGCTGGCGGGACGGCGATTGCGCGGGCTTTATTTGGAGAGATCAATCCCGGGGGGCATCTGCCTTATACGGTCTACGCGTCGCTCGATGGGGTTCCGCCGCAGAACGAGTATGACGTGTCGAAGGGGTATACGTATCTGTACTTCAAGGGTGTGCCGCTTTATCCGTTTGGACATGGGCTGAGCTATACGAAGTTTCAGTACAGCCATATGACGGTTACGGTGGGGAAGGACGTTGAAGTTGCGTTCGACCTGACCAATGTTGGGGATCGGGCTGGTTCGGATGTGGCGCAGTTTTATACGCACCAGAGGGCTTCTTCCGTCGTGCAGCCGATCAAGAGTCTGCGGGCGTTTGAGAGGGTTTCACTGGCGGCGGGCGAGACGAAGCGTGTTCACTTCACTTTGCCCGTGGAACGGTTGGGCTTCTATGACGTGAAGACGCATGGGATGAGGGTGGAGCCTGGAGCGTTCGATGTGCTGGTGGGGAGTTCTTCGGATGACATTCGGCTGAAGCAGGTGGTCACGGTGCCGGTTGTGCGGGTCGCGGCTGGGGCAAAGAAGTAG
- a CDS encoding L-rhamnonate dehydratase yields the protein MKITEVRTRVVQWEGATVPLPPHFCTNPMDLVNFGEASMGNFAFHGWVLVEIFTDAGLVGLGNAALSPVVTKSLIDTYLEPLLIGADPWDTEYLWQQMYRRTMAFGRKGVAMTAISAVDIALWDLLGKDAKQPVYRLLGGRTKDKIPVYASRLYSMPLDELRVEAQKYKDEGYQAMKLRYGWGPLDGAAGMQKNIDLVRTVREVIGDGIDLMTDAYMGWTLDYAKRMLPLLEPFNLRWLEEPVIPDDTRGYATLKSYGRVPIAGGEHEHTIFGFRELLEADALDYIQFDTNRVGGISQARKICALAESFQVPVVPHAGQMHNYHVSMASLNCPISEFFPQVDVEVGNELFWYIFDGEPTPTNGYIQLDDTLPGLGLTVNEESLKRFKVIG from the coding sequence ATGAAGATTACCGAAGTCCGTACGCGCGTCGTTCAGTGGGAGGGCGCGACTGTTCCGCTGCCTCCGCATTTTTGCACCAATCCGATGGATCTTGTGAACTTCGGCGAGGCATCGATGGGGAACTTCGCGTTTCACGGTTGGGTGCTGGTTGAGATCTTCACCGATGCGGGTCTGGTTGGACTCGGCAATGCGGCCTTGTCGCCCGTGGTGACGAAGTCGCTGATCGATACGTATCTGGAACCGTTACTGATTGGTGCGGACCCGTGGGATACAGAGTATCTGTGGCAACAGATGTATCGGCGGACGATGGCGTTCGGACGCAAGGGCGTTGCGATGACGGCGATCTCTGCGGTCGACATTGCACTCTGGGATCTGCTGGGCAAGGATGCGAAGCAGCCGGTATATCGTTTGCTTGGCGGTCGGACGAAGGACAAGATACCGGTGTATGCGAGCAGGCTTTATTCGATGCCGCTCGATGAACTGCGGGTGGAAGCGCAGAAGTATAAGGACGAAGGCTACCAGGCGATGAAGCTGCGCTATGGGTGGGGTCCGCTCGATGGGGCCGCAGGGATGCAGAAGAACATTGACCTGGTGCGTACCGTGCGCGAGGTGATTGGTGATGGCATCGATCTGATGACGGATGCATACATGGGATGGACGCTCGACTATGCGAAGCGGATGCTGCCGCTGCTCGAGCCCTTCAATCTGCGGTGGCTGGAGGAGCCGGTGATTCCTGACGATACGCGGGGGTATGCGACGCTGAAGAGCTATGGGCGTGTTCCGATTGCCGGTGGCGAGCATGAGCACACCATCTTCGGGTTCCGCGAGCTGCTGGAGGCCGATGCGTTGGACTATATCCAGTTCGATACGAATCGCGTGGGAGGGATTTCGCAGGCGAGGAAGATCTGCGCTCTGGCAGAGTCGTTCCAGGTGCCGGTGGTGCCGCATGCGGGGCAGATGCACAACTACCATGTGTCGATGGCGAGCCTGAACTGCCCGATCTCGGAGTTCTTTCCGCAGGTGGATGTTGAGGTTGGCAACGAGTTGTTCTGGTACATCTTCGATGGCGAGCCCACGCCGACGAATGGTTACATTCAGCTCGATGACACGCTGCCTGGCTTGGGGCTTACGGTGAACGAAGAATCGTTGAAGCGCTTCAAGGTGATCGGATGA
- the araD1 gene encoding AraD1 family protein, whose product MSVRLVQLLNVDDQSRHVALVDEPSLRCLVGIGSVYELAQACLDADVGIADHARSLATGAVLSYDEVYAGTSVWGLLTPIDVPGAPSRVLVAGTGLTHLGSASQRQAMHLAGQSAQDKAPAVLTDSMRMFQWGVEGGRPANGQVGIAPEWFYKGDAAVLRAPFEALEIPSHAEDGGEEAEIAGVYLIAGDGTPYRIGMCNGNEFSDHKFERRNYLNLAGSKLRACSLGPELVVDAPFTDVHGTVRIERDGGVIWEKAIASGEENMAHSLANLEHHHFKFSGHRQPGNIHVHFYGADSLSFGAGVVLQEGDVAEVAFEGFGRALRNPIHEEEKSTVPVAVRSL is encoded by the coding sequence ATGAGCGTGCGTCTTGTACAACTGCTGAACGTGGATGATCAGAGCCGACATGTGGCTCTGGTCGATGAGCCGAGCCTTCGCTGCCTGGTTGGCATTGGTTCGGTGTATGAGCTGGCCCAGGCCTGTCTGGATGCCGATGTGGGGATTGCGGATCATGCGCGGTCGCTTGCGACTGGTGCTGTGCTGTCGTATGACGAAGTGTATGCGGGAACCTCGGTCTGGGGTCTGTTGACGCCGATCGATGTTCCGGGCGCCCCTTCGCGGGTGCTGGTTGCGGGGACCGGGCTTACGCATCTGGGCAGCGCGAGCCAGCGGCAAGCGATGCATCTTGCGGGACAGTCGGCGCAGGATAAGGCTCCGGCTGTGCTGACGGACAGCATGCGGATGTTTCAGTGGGGCGTGGAAGGTGGGCGTCCCGCGAATGGGCAGGTGGGGATCGCTCCGGAGTGGTTTTATAAGGGCGATGCCGCCGTGCTGCGGGCTCCGTTTGAGGCGCTGGAGATTCCTTCGCATGCGGAAGATGGTGGCGAAGAGGCTGAGATTGCGGGCGTTTATCTGATTGCGGGAGATGGCACTCCGTATCGCATCGGCATGTGCAATGGGAATGAGTTCTCGGACCATAAGTTTGAGAGGCGCAACTATCTGAATCTTGCGGGATCGAAGCTGCGGGCATGTTCGTTGGGACCTGAGCTTGTCGTGGATGCGCCATTTACGGATGTACATGGGACGGTGCGGATTGAGCGTGATGGCGGTGTGATTTGGGAGAAGGCGATTGCGAGTGGTGAAGAGAACATGGCACACTCGCTGGCCAATCTCGAGCACCATCACTTCAAGTTCTCAGGGCATCGGCAGCCGGGGAATATTCATGTGCACTTCTATGGAGCGGATTCGCTTTCGTTCGGTGCGGGTGTCGTGCTGCAGGAGGGCGATGTGGCGGAGGTGGCGTTCGAGGGGTTTGGGCGTGCGCTGCGGAATCCCATTCATGAAGAAGAGAAGTCCACTGTGCCGGTTGCGGTACGCTCCCTCTAG